In Mytilus galloprovincialis chromosome 1, xbMytGall1.hap1.1, whole genome shotgun sequence, the following are encoded in one genomic region:
- the LOC143063228 gene encoding G-protein coupled receptor moody-like has product MNETVNNESDRSLVQTAEILLNREDQWVYLAVGLVTLVIAAGCAGNVMVLLAVRKVKKLQTVSNIFVMNLSVCDLLSVLCVLPFNIYTYVADGWFIATSLCKFIGFLGYTLTGTTIITITLIAYNRCKLVLDPGGYKTLYTNRNITIMLVIAWFVPVLCLVPALTGVWGNFGYVAMMVSCNLLLDHKNQLFKIFLMIVRAVIPCVLIVFYYVRIYHTTLRSHHRLKQQSRQLSSLGIHNQRLEMRMTRMMLIIFIVFALSYFPCTITGIVDWNTVLSKQFHMFCQLSVCIGSAINPIIYGLMNLQFRNAYIRICCLKKLSETELKSRTLNRI; this is encoded by the exons ATGAACGAGACTGTAAATAACGAGTCAGATAGAAGCCTGGTACAAACAGCTGAAATCTTGTTGAATCGTGAGGATCAATGGGTATACCTTGCAGTTGGTCTAGTCACACTTGTCATCGCAGCTGGTTGTGCAG GAAATGTTATGGTTTTGTTAGCAGTAAGGAAAGTAAAGAAACTACAAACAGTGTCAAATATCTTTGTGATGAACCTGTCGGTCTGTGATTTGCTCAGTGTTTTATGCGTACTACCcttcaatatatatacatatgtagcCGATGGATGGTTTATAGCAACGTCTTTATGCAAATTTATAGGATTTCTAGGGTACACATTAACTG GAACGACAATTATAACTATAACCTTGATAGCATACAATCGATGTAAACTTGTACTGGATCCAGGTGGCTATAAGACATTGTACACAAACCGGAACATCACTATAATGTTAGTTATTGCTTGGTTTGTACCAGTCCTATGTTTAGTTCCAGCGCTTACAGGCGTTTGGGGGAATTTTGGTTATGTTGCCATGATGGTGTCATGTAATTTATTACTGGACCACAAAaatcaactttttaaaatatttcttatgaTTGTCAGAGCGGTGATTCCATGCGTACTTATTGTCTTTTACTATGTGAGAATATATCATACCACGTTGAGAAGTCATCACCGTTTAAAACAACAGAGTCGACAGCTTTCGTCGCTTGGTATTCATAACCAGCGATTAGAAATGCGCATGACAAGAATGATGTTGATAATATTTATAGTGTTTGCTCTTTCCTATTTTCCATGTACAATTACTGGTATTGTGGACTGGAATACAGTTTTATCGAAGCAGTTTCACATGTTTTGCCAGTTATCTGTATGCATAGGAAGCGCTATAAACCCAATCATATATGGCTTGATGAATTTGCAGTTTAGAAATGCATATATTCGAATATGTTGTTTGAAAAAACTATCAGAAACGGAACTCAAATCAAGGACACTCAACCGCATATAA